CCGGGCGGTCTCCCGCCTCGCCGTGCTGCACGCCCGGCCGCTGCCCGCGCCGCTCGGGTGACCCGGCGACTTGCGCCGGGAAGGTAGACAGGTGTCCGTGACAGCCACGACGAGCGCCCCGTGATCCTGGCCCGCGCCGAGGCGGTCAGCCGCCGCTACGGCGACGTGCTCGCCCTCGACCGGGTCGACCTGGAGGTCTCCGCTGGCGAGTTGGTCGGCCTGCTCGGCCCCAACGGGGCGGGCAAGAGCACCCTGCTGAACCTGCTCGTCGGGCTGCGCCGGCCCACCGCCGGCCGGGTCGAGCTGTTCGGCGGCGACCCGCGCGACCCGGCCAGCCGGCGGCAGATCGGGGTCACCCCGCAGGAGACGGGCCTGCCCGGCACGCTGCGGGTCGGCGAGGTGGTGGACTTCGTCGCCGCCCACCACCCCGACCCGGTCCCCCGGGGCGAGCTGCTCGACCGCTTCGGCCTGGGCGAGCTGGCCCGGCGGCAGACCGGCGGCCTCTCCGGCGGGCAGCGCCGCCGGCTCGCGGTGGCACTCGCCTTCGTCGGCCGACCCCGGCTGGTGCTGCTCGACGAGCCGACCACCGGCCTGGACGTCGCGGCGCGGCACACCCTGTGGGAGGCGATCCGGGCGTTCCACGACGACGGCGGCACCGTGCTGCTGAGCAGCCACTACCTGGAGGAGGTCGAGGCGCTGGCCCGGCGGGTGGTGGTCATCGGGCACGGCCGGGTGCTGGCCGACGACACGGTGGAGGCGGTCCGGGGGATCGTCGGCGTACGCCGGGTCAGCCTGGTCGCCGACGGCCTGCCCGCGCTGCCCGGCGTGGTCCGCACCGAGCGGGTCGACGGCCGCACGCACCTGCTCACCACCGACGCCGACGAGCTGGTGCGGGCCCTGGTCACCGCCGGGGTCGCGTTCGCCGACCTGGAGGTCCGCCCCACCTCGCTGGAGGAGGCGTTCCTCGCCATCACGGCTGCGCCGGGCTCGGAAGCCGGCCGTCCGACGGCCGACGTGGCCGGCCCGCCCGCCACCGCCTGAGGGAACGGATCACCCATGCGCCTCGCCCTCGTCCACGCCCGCTACCAGCTCCTGGAGACGGTCCGCATCCCGGTCGCCGTCGTCGGCAGCGCCTTCTTCCCGGCCGTCGCGATGCTCTTCTTCGTGGTGCCGTTCGCCGGGAAGGACCCGGTCGGCGCCACCTACGCCACCGCCGCCATGGTCACCTTCTCGGTGATGAGCGCGAACATCTTCCAGTACGGCGTCGGGGTCGCCGAGGACCGCGACCAGCCCTGGAACCCGTACACGCGAACCCTGCCGGCCGGCCCGGCGCCGCGCTTCGCCGGACGGGTGCTGGCCGGGCTGGCACTCACCTACCTCTCCCTGGTCCCGGTGGTGGCGATCGGGGCGGCGCTCACCGAGGCGCGGATCAGCGCACCGGCGTTCCTGCTGGCCCTGGCGATCGTCACGGTGATCTCGGTGCCGTTCACGTTGCTGGGTCTCGCCATCGGCTACTCGATGCCGAGCAAGGCGGCGATCGTGGTGGCGCAGGTCGTCTTCTTCCCGCTCGCCTTCGGGGGCGGGCTGCTCTCCGCACCGGACCAGGCGCCCGGATTCGTCGAGGCCGTCGCGCCGTTCCTGCCGACCCGGGGCGCGGTGGAGCTGATGTGGGCGGCGGTCGGCGACTACCCGGTCAACCCGCTGTCGATGGTCATGCTCGGGGTCTGGGTGGTGCTGCTGGCGCTGCTGGCCGGGTGGGCGTACCGGCGCGACGAGGGTCGACGGTTCAGCTGACGTTTCCTCGGATCCGCCCCGGGGCGCGGCGGGTCGGTGCCACGATTCCGGCAGGGGCGTGCCGGCGTGGCCGTCCCCCGCCGAGAGGGGTCGACGTGAGCACCGTCCCGCCGGGCACACCCTGCTGGGCCGACCTCGCCACCCCGGGCCTCGCCGAGG
The nucleotide sequence above comes from Micromonospora sp. M71_S20. Encoded proteins:
- a CDS encoding ABC transporter ATP-binding protein, producing the protein MILARAEAVSRRYGDVLALDRVDLEVSAGELVGLLGPNGAGKSTLLNLLVGLRRPTAGRVELFGGDPRDPASRRQIGVTPQETGLPGTLRVGEVVDFVAAHHPDPVPRGELLDRFGLGELARRQTGGLSGGQRRRLAVALAFVGRPRLVLLDEPTTGLDVAARHTLWEAIRAFHDDGGTVLLSSHYLEEVEALARRVVVIGHGRVLADDTVEAVRGIVGVRRVSLVADGLPALPGVVRTERVDGRTHLLTTDADELVRALVTAGVAFADLEVRPTSLEEAFLAITAAPGSEAGRPTADVAGPPATA
- a CDS encoding ABC transporter permease: MRLALVHARYQLLETVRIPVAVVGSAFFPAVAMLFFVVPFAGKDPVGATYATAAMVTFSVMSANIFQYGVGVAEDRDQPWNPYTRTLPAGPAPRFAGRVLAGLALTYLSLVPVVAIGAALTEARISAPAFLLALAIVTVISVPFTLLGLAIGYSMPSKAAIVVAQVVFFPLAFGGGLLSAPDQAPGFVEAVAPFLPTRGAVELMWAAVGDYPVNPLSMVMLGVWVVLLALLAGWAYRRDEGRRFS